The DNA sequence tgttgacagggcctgttcgtttgtatttttggatgtatcctgaccaaccgccgatggcacgagtttctaccttagcactaggtttggtgtcgaaaaaatgggtgctatcggcagaagatacatctaggccagtgagcatgaccacatcggcaagtgttggggaagcagggccgtggccaaacataaaggcattgagtgtgtctgaccagaagtacgatgcagctatcagcagtgattcattcctatgcatatcggcaatggacagcctgatgcattggtccagttttctctcaccccattggacttcattcgaatggctaactctcaggaaccagtccttccatcccacggtagggctaggccaggagcgaaaggtgtccttccacagatccaaagaaaagttctcggctctaaaagggatcctgttggtttctgcgttaataaaaTCGatgggatctggattccctaatggaccaagacattgaagatgtggctgatcggtggggatgacgatGTTATTGGACAGattctaatggttttgaaggtaaaagaagaacaaagaaagaaagaagggaaatgttcagtaaaataaattgcggatgaacagggatgcgagAAAGAGCACAAAAGGTGGAatgaagaactaacctcaggaacggtgaagttTATGGCCATCTTTTTGTGAAGAGGATGGTTGAAGgtttcggagttggtgaagaaggggcttcggtggagatcttggagctctcgaacagcgccaccgccgggaaagtggagttggagctgtagaatgatgtgatggggaggagtacccgagaaggaactatttataggacaaaatggcaagggtaaatctgacttatcacttcgccgtatccgtgaaatccgaagatactcaggaagatatggtaactgttcgcacggtaatcaagggattgcgcaggtgatttaacaggaagcggtcgtgatctggagatattttactgtgcgagatttcctgatcggtccatcggcagcgccttgtaacggtcatattgccgatgagcggaTAAAGTGGGGATATCTGTTTGAGAGGATAAGATACTTTACTGAACAGGacgtcctggtcggtccatcggcaagtctctgtaacggtaatattgccgatgagcgaataaagtggagatatcgAATTAGaaggttgaggatttcgagggataTGCGGAGGAGCCAAACCAGAGTTGTTCAGAATATGGCTGTCGGTTACTAAGtcaggagaattaattgcggaaaggcatcattactgcagagaatttcggagtattaatgatttcatactccgaaactggggggcatgtgttgacaccgtttttgggcacgtgtccaggatcggTAAAGTATAAATCGGCAGGACAGGGCAAAGGtagctggtctgcaggagagttgccgatgaaggtggttgccgatgaggagacggctggatgtggctaagtccatggatGGTGAtgtatctatgccgatggccagcATTAATTTCTGCTTTTGGTGGCGGTGGaggatctgccgatgacgcGGGAGGAAGACTTGAAGATTGCCGATTGGTGTATGGTGGCGTCCCAGGCTGTTACGGgaagatagttttatgttttttttcttagtcatttaaatcgttttgtatacggattctatttaatttggaattcgagttctagtcgtgtctggttgtagctcttttgagcagggtataaatgtagaccctagggccttgtaatcgagacatctatcaataaatcaaacacaagtttttactcatattacagcatctactttttcgacgacttcgtcataccttttcctttttattacgagttcttagggattcgtcgacttaagatcggcgtgttctcaagttccgcgtgaatacctcttggccgtggcatccgggcgcatcgctgttgtcgggaccaaagtattcgagttatcacctttgccgatagtaaggtcaaatcggctggcacgccttaacgtttaaatcgggtattagccctttgtgtttgcagatcagcttttgcatcaacaagatCTTTACCCTTattatgaagagaacgatagtatcgcaagctgagtgaagtgtgaaactttaatgcttaattggtttgttatcatgtttatgcttgatttggatctttgtaatgagtgcaatgattttgtgggatttctccacaatatcatttagtttataggcctaaggcataaggattaatgaaataagtagttgggtttggctatctctttTCCCTCCCATgttgatttctggagcagtttgCAATAATGCTGGTGTATTTCAAGGtctgatcgtgcaaagtttttcaaaattttctgggaacgactagacttcaagatctttctctgacctcaGGAACCACCCCCATATCTATTTTGGAattggagttatgaaaatcacaagtGGATGCAGTTGCGCTGtccagaatctggaccagtttcgggaacttgctgtttgagacaaacatagctatagaatttggaaaagtgttctatagaaaagttgtagacaatttgctaagatttccaacagtataagctggaacttatttggataagtataaCCTGAGAAatgatatttacaattggatgtttctgttctgtttcaaaatctggacagatctggtatttcctattttcagctaaattaacttcagaatctgggaaagagttgtatacaaaagttgtagtggatttcataattttttcaaaaatctAAGGATCATCTCTAGATGAGTTAAGgagctcgagatataacttctggaagttactgcacctttgctgagacattgtcaggatAGATAATATGTTTGGCTATTATACCTAAgtttaaagacagaacctaaggaggtcttctacatgaaagttgtagggaatttcataagtcttctaacggtataagctacaactctattggattaacagcaTAAGAGTTATACCTGCTTTACTAAGCTAATGTTTTCATATCGCGaaaaaatttcaggatacctgtttgttctcttgcatctaagttctttgggatgtcagaagttctcaatgttagttaacttgtttggaaaacatgcaagctacctttcttgtgcccctagttgacttttcaTAAGGGGGTAGGCTAGTTAAAGGAGTTACAAAGAAAAGGATTGGCAAGTGTTGGATCATATGTAAGGGTCACAAGTGCTTGgtaaattgtttttttttattcaagatatcatcccatttagagaatattaatggaggtatatgtcattgctgatactcatggattgagagttgtgtttatgaggatcagatgacaccaaagtttacAAAGTTATATGTGGGatgtgagagtgaagcaacttaactgtgataaaggtaccgataaatggaacttagtgatgaaactaaccttggatcaagagactcggtacaacgaatgtaaaagactatgatgcgtagcgtccaaaaaggataggagaactagtccTTAGTGTCCCACAATCaatctcattttaagggggtagcaCCTTGATATCACTGGATGATGCATATTTAATCTatcttgaagtgataattgtcttctgagatatcttatggttatgatcatctatccgGGCTTGAgttactgacgttggtcacctaatgacagggagtgtagtgtcctATGGATCAGGAGCCCAATACGATGCCTCTCATGGATATGTGGGAAGAGTATGATCATCttgcctttgaagaaagatgttatgagtatgacaatgttgagtgttatcaaaataataatactgAAGAGCAAGCTGACATtgaatcaaatcaaaatccacaacgaggaagcctttgttagttcaaaccccattgggagaaatacaggcagatcaggtttgctccaatatcaatcttgtcataaagaaggaaaacttcactgtaaacctcattgtgctagagtcccTCGACATTCCATTGGTTTTTGGCAATGGATGTTTATGTGCACACCaaggagtgatctatgctacccagtggaaaattttcttaaccgcaccatcaggaaaaagaattgagtatcagggtggtccactcctacctgaggaggcatatccatgctaagttatcatgtCTTCAAGTTGTATAAGTCAAAAAGTTAGCAGTCAAGATGGACCTTGATCAATTATGAATAATAGACATTTTATGGAAATTTTGTTCACAAGTTGTGATCCCGAGACATAAGTGTTTGCATTTGGAATGtcagttgtgaagttgaaatagTTATCAGTATCTTTTTATGTTTCTCTGTTGGAATCCGTGcctctttcgaatctcgaggacgagattcattttaagggggtagatttgtaacgcCCTAAAATTTATTcctttttgaaataggtgaaaaagatttaattttgtatttttgtgctcatgaaacatagaaaaaataatattttttcattgaaataaaatttattatgaggcttagcaacaattgtgtgttaaatatgctcattatttattatttaaagctttacattatttatgtcacattgatcatgagattgtgggatctatacaatctagttgctatacttgtggagttcgacatggactcactcttgctatttcccccaaacctcaggagaagtttaggcttgtgatcaaaaagtcagttggatcctgtagagagaagttaatacccgaagtttggagttgtctatccgctgtttgctatcaaaggttatctcttttatattatgtacgttatatatttatgcattgtcttttgatattaccccttatttgtggctatatgagagatttgacttctaaaactcacatatggtgcatatctagttttgtccttaaaatcgggtattacagctTGCCCATTGCTGCCAGTTGAATTCCCATTGTTGATGATGTACCTCTGCAAGCTTCTGTTCCCGTTGGCCGTCAAAGAGGGGGTTGGCCGACCCCCTACTTAGGGTAGAATTTGTCGAGCCAACTTGCCTCACCATGTActaccactacaccacaacccttAATCAGCGACTGACTTGAAGTTGCTGTAAGGGGTGTATAACGATGGACGGTCCGTGGCTAAAAGTTATAGCGACGGACCTCAGCAGTTGCTGTTGAAGCCGTGGCTGTATGTATATAGCGACATACTTCATCTTTAGCTACGGACCGTCCATCGTCCCAGCTTTTAGCAACGGACGGCATGTTAGAACATTTAGCAACGGATAGTTCATTGCAATATGAACTTTTAGCAACTAACAGTCCATCGAGATCAATTGAATaggattaaaaaaaataaaaccttATATATCTGAAACTCATAGACATTGGATCAAACATTCAAGATGGATGCCATATTAAAATCATGTACACAAATTTGGAGTAGCCATACACCAAAAATTATACTAGTCCTTGTTTGAACATATAGTTGATGATCAATAGCATGGCTAATCCTAGCTAATGAACACAATGAACACAATGTTATCCTAGCTTAACATAGTAGATGCTATCCGTGGCAACCATCTTCGTCAAAAACTCTAATTGGATTGTTTGGCTGCACATTGTTGTTGACAAGCTGTTGACTAGCAGCAGCTAGAAGTTTCTGAAAAAAGTGTGCATTACAGGTAGGCACAAAGTTAGACTAGTTCCATCCTTCACTATTTCAGAATTACTTTCTCAGCTAATTGGCAAACTTACTTTGGTACGAGTACCTACCATACATTATTTTTCAGAACTGAATTTTCAGATCATAAGTTTTCAGCTAATGAACACAATGTTATCCTAGCTTAACATAGTACATGCTATCTGTGGCAGCCATGTTTGTCAAAAACACTAAATGGATTGTTTCAGTGAACTATAGTTGCTTTGGAATCTTGTTTCTGCTCTATAGTACATTGGTATGACCATATATATTGAGGATGTCAGGCTTTTCTGATAATCCTATATCTGATCTTGTAAATTCAAGAACATGTAAATTCAGGCTAATATGTTGTCCTCAGTCCAATCCACACATCCAGTAAATTTAAATTCAACATGTAGATCAACAAACTTGATTTGAACAATGTATCAAGGAGGCAAAGGGGTAGGACTTGCCTGGTGTTGGCTGACTTGAGTCTACACAACTGTGCTTGAATAGCAGGTTGTAGCCTGGCAACCATCATGTCTTAGGTCTAAAACATTGACAGAGCTGGAATGAAGATCAACTCACATAAATCAAAAGTTCAGAGAAACATAGATCCTCATTGGTAAGGTTTAATCACAAACATGGAGTATAGGTATTATTCACGCAATTAATCGAGAGAAGAATGATTATGAGCATTCAAAAATTCAGATTTAGGAACAGTTATAATAGTAATTGTAGTGGTAATAGCATTTGTGCTCATCAAAGCACAACATGCTGCATACCTCGTCGGCGTGTTCTACATCATATCAGAACCAACCTACATAACAATAAAAAGCCTTCAAAAGGAAACTACCTTTATGCAAGAATTAAAATACGAGGAACCAAACTCTAAGATAGGCATAAGTAATGGGTGGAGTGGTAGCGGAGGCTACGCGCAAGGGGGAGGTCGCAGGTTCAAATCCCACCGGCCGCGTAGCACGCGATTTTACGTGGAAAAATACGCGACTTGCGACTTCGACGGAAACGGGCGGGCGGCTTTCCTAAGATTCAAatcttttttcctatttttataaAGTGGAGATTCTGTGTACTGGGCCAGTTTATAAGGCGCACAAGCATATCAAGATCCAAAATTAGCCTTTGACCAATAATTTGGCCAACCGTTTTTAACTGTTGTAATACAAACTTGATACAATTAAATTTATAATAAAATATACTAGGTGTCTAGGCATTCTTAAACATTTACAATAATACAAAAAATGCATGTTATCATGACTGAGAAGAAGCTATAAACAATCGAATGCTACACATATACATCTATTGCCTATAAAAGAATATGAATACAGGTGGCATGACATAGCAGGGAGAATTTCGCTGGTCTCAAATTGTTAACATATGCCTAACACGACTTCTATTCATAAAATAGGCTGCCTTATAAATACAAATAATAATAAGAAAATCACAGGAAATTTAGTGAAAAGGAATTAAATAGAAAAAGACAAGATAGAACATTTTGTAGAAAAAAGAATACGAACATAGACAGCAAAAAGTTCTGTTTGATAAGAACTTAGACCCATATAATCACATGAGAGATAAACTTGCTTCAAATTCAAAGTGTTTTTCCCCCAATCTAGTACTGACAATTGTTCTCTTAGATCCATGTTCACAACTTGGCCATGCCAAATGCAGATTGCAGTAGAGGTTGCTAAACTTCCCTCATTGTACACCAATTGCTGGGGTGTTTTTGAAGTGAATAAGTGATATTGAGAGGACAAGACAGTTCAAAGTATTGGGTGACATGGCATACCATTTCTTCAATGCATCTGATTACAGATATAGTAAGGTGACAGCAAGCTAGAGGAGCTATCAACGTAAAGTATGTGTTACTAACTTAACCAAACAGCTTAGGTTATACAACAAAGAGTGAATAGAAAGTTGAAATATGTCAACTAGAAATGCAATAAATTGAATGATAGCTTGCTAAGTTGGATTTGGTTGATACCAAGAGTAAATTTCAGAAGTTACGCCAAGCCAGAAGCAATGAGGTAAAGCTCACAATAGAGCAATTAGACATGGTCTTGCATATCCTGTCCACACTCCCTGAAACTATACTTCATCCAGAGCTGTATGGGGGCTCCATTGGACTAAGTATATACTGTACTCCACAGATCATGATCATTAGAACATTcccttcaaatttgaaaaataaCTTCAGTTGACCAGTAACCATTTCAacttcttccctttcccaagttcATTTCCTTTTCaatatattttagaaaaaagagTTTCCTGTGGCTACTATTGGCATCATGTGACAACCTCTATGAGCTAGCACGTATGAAATCAACCACAGAATATCCAACCACGCAAGCATATCAGACTAGACATCAACCACAACTGACGCAATCATTCAATAACCGTACTAATTAAGGTTAAGGAGCGGTTCCCATAAGGGGGTTGGGAGGAGAGCATTACCGAAGTTGCGGCCGACGATGCAGTGCCAGGTTGGGCCGTAGTTCTTGTCGAACTCCTTCTTTATGTACTCCGCGATGTCCTTCTCCATGCTGTGCTTCTTGAACGCCTGACCGACAGGGAACGAATCgatagaaaaatatataaataaatccCCAAATCCTAACGAACAACCCGTCAAAAAGGGCGGAGCAACGAAAACCCCAAATCGAGCGCAGGAAAAGAGATGGCAGAGCGAGAGCGAGGGCGTTTACGACGTGGGCAATTTCGAAGGCCTCCTGCTGCATCTCCTCCTTCATGTCGGCGCTCTTGAGCTGGATCTtgtgcgccgccgccaccgccgcggccgcggccggcgGCGGGGACCCCGCGCCCACCGGCTTGCGGTCCTCGGAGGAGGTCCGCCCACGCCGCTGCCCTACCCGCGCCAGGGGAGATGGGGAGAGAGAGACAGAGGGAGGGGAAGAGAAGAGACCATCGAGACTCACCCGCgcgaggaggaagagggaggagCCATCGTTGTGCCGCACCATGTGGGGCACCGTCGCCATGCCTGCCGCCGGCTCGGAGAGACCGAGAGAGAATGGGGAGAGTTGCGTGCGTGTTTTTTTTGCGATGACGAATGGAGGAGAGAGCGACGGAAGGAGGCCGATGTGGGCTACCTGAGGGGGAGGTAAATGTGGGATGAGTTAGGGTTTAGGACATTTTGGGCCAAAATTACAGCAGGAAAGGCCCAAATACCGTGTGCGAATGGAAAATTTCTATAGCCACGGATCATCCGATGTTGTTCGTGATGTATAGCAACCGACCATCCAACGCaaaagaaaaataattatagcaaCGGACCATCCATCGCCCTATTCAGTTTTAGCAACTGACCGTCCTTCGCTAACCTTTAGCGACCCACTGTTCTATGCTAATTAAAACTTTTAGCAACTGCAGTCAGTTGCTGAATaagggttgtggtgtagtgtacGTCATGGTGTGTTCAGGAAATTCAGAGACTTAGTTGGGGGAACTTGACCCGCCACACTTGGATTCTTGAGCATTCTGAAATCCAAAGACATGGGAAACATCAAGTGCAGGGGTCCTGGTAGTGGCAACACACCAGCGGGACTAAGTTGGGTCATGGGTAAGTAGCTAAAATCTTATCATCAATTTAACAGGGGAAATTTCAATCTTGTGTACCATGGCATAGAGCAATTTTAGTTCATCATCTTTTAGAGAGTCAGAAGAACCAGGAAAAAGATTGGTAGTAATCTAGAAATAAATTAAGCACAAGGTTGGATTGTGAATTTTAGAGGTTAAGAGAGTGGAgcaatcatcaaaatctactCTTGTTAAACCCAGGCATGGTAGTGTCTAAGTCAATTGTACAATCAAAGTCACAACCTAGAGCAGTGGTTAGAAGACCCCAAGTATAGCTACACTCTTGCCCACACATGCGAAATGTTACGAGTCAATTTTAGTATGCATAAAAATTCTTTAGTGAGCACTTCTATACCAAGTTCAAGGTACTCACCAAAAACCTCCCCAACCAATGGTATTAAAATATCATTGAATTCTTTAGTCATACTTGTGTGGTCCACAAGGGCCAGGTCGAGGATGCTTGTATGGCAGAAACCTCTCTCCTTTAGGTTGCTGAACTTGATCAGCTCTTCCGGTGTTaatatgagttcattcttcagtCTCCATTGCTCTTGGAGGAGGTTCGTAGAGCACCACTTGATGGTGACTCTCCCCTTCCTGTATCCTCTCATGGCTTCTCTCATTAGAGTGGTGAGAGCTTTGAGAACAGCTCTCACCCCCTTTGGACTTCTAGAATCGAGAGAGGAATGCTTTCTCCATTCCACAGACAACCACACTGTTTCCTACTTCTACTCCTATGCAAGATTAAATATTTGTTTGGTTTTTTAAGGACAACTATTAATCTTGAGAAATAACTTGCAActaagaagagagaagagggaTTGTGAGCTTGAGATAAttttggtggttttgggtgtggaattgagctcacaatgcatgggtatttataggggtAGAAGGGCAAGTGGTGAACAccccaatgtgggggtcggccgacccaccCATAAGCACTATGTTTCAAAATTGTGAATCATGGCAGGGAATCTTGCAACATATATGAACTCTTTTCTAGAGATTGGCCAATGTAGGGGTCGACCGACCCCTACCCTAAGCACTTTAGCACTCTAAATGATGTGGCATTAAGTGTCTACTAAAGTAAAGCCTAGGCGTGGACAAGAAGTAAAGTTCTTTTATAAGAGTCCCTTGCCTAGTGCTATGTGAAAGAGAAAAGATGATCTGCAAAAGTGGAGATATGCTTAAAGTGGTTGTCAGTGATCATGATAGCACTAGAGCATGTCTAGGAGACTACTTTGCAGGTTTAAGCTGGTGCATAGGTCCCAAACGGACCATTTCTTTTTAGACTTTGGCTTGTGTGTCATGCATGGGATTCTAAAGCAAAGCAAATGGGAGATAGCAGACTGCCAAAAGGGCAAGTCTTAGGGTCGACCGACCCCAACTTGAAAGCTCcaggagcatccaagtgctgaccTCGACACATTGCATCAAGCCAAAGTGAAAGACTACAAGTGGGCCCAATGGTGGGGTCAGCCGACCCCACCTCTAGGTGATCCATAGGTCAAAACTGTATTGCAAGTTGTTCTCAagatttttatttattattcCTAAGCATTTTGTCGAAGGGAAATATGCAAAACTAAACTAAGCATGCAATTGGAAGGGAAATGCAAGAATTGAAATGCAATGAGTAAAGATGGGATAagtactgatttaccttatcagcaagggctccatgttttaggtccgtagagtaggacctctccatcttgtttatTGCTTGGGTGCTTCAGATGGCCCTGGAGATATGGACCAAGATTGCACCTCCTCTTGCCACACTTgcctacctttgccttgaggttCATGGAGGTATGGTATGGTTCTCCTTTAAGCACAATGGCCTCCATGGTGACCTCTGGTTTCGCAGCTAGTCTCCCTCATGATTGAAGGGGGCCTCACTGATAGAATTGATGACATTTGTGCTAGTGGGGACCACGATAGGTTACTCAAGGTAACTC is a window from the Sorghum bicolor cultivar BTx623 chromosome 5, Sorghum_bicolor_NCBIv3, whole genome shotgun sequence genome containing:
- the LOC8071551 gene encoding uncharacterized protein LOC8071551; the encoded protein is MATVPHMVRHNDGSSLFLLARVSLDGLFSSPPSVSLSPSPLARVGQRRGRTSSEDRKPVGAGSPPPAAAAAVAAAHKIQLKSADMKEEMQQEAFEIAHVAFKKHSMEKDIAEYIKKEFDKNYGPTWHCIVGRNFDLRHDGCQATTCYSSTVV